In Daucus carota subsp. sativus chromosome 4, DH1 v3.0, whole genome shotgun sequence, one DNA window encodes the following:
- the LOC108218722 gene encoding probable receptor-like protein kinase At1g11050, giving the protein MGKPQKLSSILWLCHLTNLYFISSASSSCLVDFGYVNTLPWKKSTCTDQPIDKVNCCQTIQSLLGVGLAKYLNKTSMFYFPDSQTATSCMSDFNRRLTSLSINVSCTSGLYDELVVNRTSNCGGITTLEDWKKEVGLSELDSTCNGELLTPTRCNACSDAGQRVAPTLASMKANSTRCFFYTCLYAAGIVNQDGPEDIATASCILGLAMVESASKKKNVVYKIVFGSLGAILGVLTTWGLIILYQKLKEGRRLAALREEYVRGVKAKVLPNTGAKWFHVDELEQATKGFSKKNLIGQGGFGVVYKGTLLDGTIVAVKQLLDMDINGDDQEFTNEAEIISKIRHRNLLALRGFCVTSDASKGNRRYLVYDFMPNGSLDEHLFNDEQEDSISRPPLDWPVRQKIIIDVAKGLAYLHYGIKPAIYHRDIKTTNILLDSEMKARLADFGLAKQTTEGESHLTTRVAGTYGYLAPEYALYGQLTEKSDVYSFGIIILEILSGRKVLETSSTSSRLLITDWAWDHVKSGNVDGIFDIRMGESGSKAVMERFVHVGILCAHVMVALRPTISEALKMLEGDVEVPMLPDRPLPLSHESLRYIPQLATSTVDTSGGRSSLGISGSRSSSDISKARSSI; this is encoded by the coding sequence ATGGGGAAGCCCCAGAAGTTGTCTTCAATCCTCTGGCTCTGCCATTTGACCAATCTATACTTCATTTCTTCTGCAAGTTCTTCATGCCTTGTTGATTTTGGTTATGTCAACACATTACCATGGAAAAAATCAACATGTACAGATCAACCTATAGACAAAGTGAATTGTTGTCAAACCATCCAAAGCCTCCTTGGTGTTGGCCTTGCAAAATACCTCAACAAAACTTCCATGTTCTATTTTCCGGATTCACAGACTGCGACTTCTTGCATGTCAGACTTCAATAGAAGGCTTACATCGCTGTCGATTAATGTTTCGTGCACGAGTGGATTGTATGATGAGTTGGTGGTTAACAGAACAAGTAATTGTGGTGGAATTACTACTCTTGAAGATTGGAAAAAAGAAGTTGGCCTTAGTGAACTAGACTCGACTTGTAATGGGGAACTTTTGACTCCCACGCGGTGCAATGCTTGCTCTGATGCTGGCCAAAGAGTGGCTCCAACTTTGGCATCGATGAAAGCAAATTCAACAAGATGTTTCTTTTACACTTGTTTGTATGCTGCAGGAATTGTTAATCAAGATGGCCCCGAGGATATTGCAACAGCTTCTTGTATACTAGGTCTGGCTATGGTTGAGTCGGCATCTAAGAAGAAAAATGTAGTTTACAAGATTGTTTTTGGATCATTAGGGGCAATTCTTGGAGTTTTGACAACTTGGGGTCTCATTATTCTTTATCAGAAATTGAAAGAGGGAAGAAGATTAGCAGCGTTGCGTGAAGAATATGTAAGGGGTGTTAAGGCCAAGGTTTTGCCCAACACGGGAGCAAAATGGTTTCATGTAGATGAGCTTGAGCAGGCTACCAAAGGGTTCTCAAAGAAAAATCTAATAGGGCAGGGCGGATTTGGAGTCGTTTACAAAGGCACACTTTTGGACGGCACCATTGTTGCAGTTAAACAGCTTCTTGACATGGATATAAATGGGGATGATCAAGAATTTACTAACGAGGCAGAAATTATTAGCAAAATCAGGCACAGGAATCTTCTTGCTTTACGAGGATTTTGTGTCACTAGTGACGCGAGTAAAGGTAATAGAAGGTATCTTGTTTATGATTTCATGCCAAATGGTAGTTTAGATGAGCATTTATTCAATGATGAACAAGAAGATTCTATTAGTAGGCCGCCACTGGATTGGCCTGTGAGAcagaaaattataattgatgTCGCCAAAGGGCTGGCTTACTTGCATTATGGAATCAAACCAGCCATTTATCACCGTGATATAAAGACCACAAACATACTTCTAGATTCAGAAATGAAAGCAAGACTAGCAGACTTTGGATTGGCAAAACAAACCACTGAAGGAGAATCTCATCTCACAACTCGAGTAGCTGGCACGTACGGGTACCTAGCTCCAGAGTATGCTCTTTATGGGCAACTAACCGAAAAGAGTGATGTCTATAGCTTTGGTATCATAATTCTTGAGATCTTGAGTGGGAGAAAAGTACTTGAGACATCCTCAACATCATCAAGACTATTAATCACTGATTGGGCGTGGGATCATGTCAAGTCAGGAAACGTTGATGGCATTTTTGATATTCGAATGGGGGAAAGTGGATCAAAAGCAGTAATGGAAAGATTCGTACATGTTGGTATACTCTGTGCTCATGTAATGGTGGCTCTAAGGCCAACGATTTCTGAAGCTTTAAAGATGTTGGAGGGAGACGTAGAAGTTCCAATGTTACCTGATAGACCATTGCCGCTTAGCCACGAGTCACTAAGATATATCCCACAACTTGCCACATCAACAGTGGATACATCAGGAGGAAGATCAAGCCTTGGTATATCTGGGAGCAGATCAAGTAGTGACATATCAAAAGCTCGGTCTAGCATTTAG
- the LOC108215981 gene encoding uncharacterized protein LOC108215981, producing MLWCDKCLASRSPNHLSTSANLRCPLCTNILSSNPNPNPSPPPRLRSHPQSHSILNRQDFVHRSHQQSLNFIDSFALKLSIFDAFAVQQARKFYQTAGEHDREREGEGDSGNGKVGACCLYIACLLNRVPVLLFRFSVELGVNVYELGAEYLRLCRVLGFKLSSFVQKAVDPSLFIHRYVGEMFKERNLRVCMVALRIVECAKGELMRDVGGVCGAAVYVAALACGLTCRKSDVERGVRFCDRLFSGRLIEFGKKESGGGGLTVDEFRRIAKEFEDDEDLELREFGGDLEVLCRHKDEMAYRYGLCNSCYKEFVQLCKRPSCKSNTQSFDRAKVEALIWKCNNDKFGFSKKFGSVSSSGSDESEDLSEVEVDEYLGDDKEAEGKKVLWEAVNKEYIREQVLKKSAAAPAIKKPKKKQMQKPGSKVDNATAPTSAETTHQASSKKRLNSLINFDALTEMFEDDVAPDGKKNRTESHHDTNALDEEAAGVEIVGGDSDNEDHQGVEYYDSDCDFF from the coding sequence ATGCTCTGGTGCGATAAATGTCTCGCCAGTCGCAGCCCCAACCATCTCTCCACCTCAGCCAACTTACGCTGCCCACTCTGTACCAACATCTTATCatctaaccctaaccctaaccctagcCCCCCTCCACGTCTCCGATCTCACCCTCAATCCCACTCTATTCTCAACCGCCAAGATTTCGTCCACCGATCTCACCAGCAATCTCTCAATTTCATCGACAGTTTCGCATTGAAGTTGTCAATTTTCGACGCTTTCGCTGTCCAACAGGCCCgtaaattttatcaaacagcTGGTGAGCATGATCGTGAGCGTGAGGGTGAGGGTGATTCTGGTAATGGGAAGGTTGGAGCTTGTTGTTTGTATATTGCCTGTTTGTTGAATAGGGTTCCGGTTTTGCTTTTTCGCTTTTCGGTTGAGTTGGGGGTTAATGTGTATGAATTGGGAGCTGAGTATTTGCGGCTGTGTAGGGTTTTGGGGTTTAAATTGTCTTCTTTTGTGCAGAAGGCTGTTGATCCTAGTTTATTTATTCACCGGTATGTCGGTGAGATGTTCAAGGAGAGGAATTTGAGGGTTTGTATGGTTGCGCTGAGGATTGTGGAGTGTGCTAAGGGGGAGTTAATGAGAGATGTTGGTGGAGTGTGTGGTGCTGCAGTTTATGTTGCAGCATTGGCTTGTGGATTGACATGTCGCAAATCTGATGTCGAGAGAGGTGTGCGTTTTTGTGATAGGTTGTTTAGTGGAAGGTTGATTGAGTTTGGGAAAAAGGAGTCTGGGGGAGGGGGATTGACAGTTGATGAGTTTAGGAGGATTGCTAAGGAGTTTGAGGATGATGAAGATTTGGAATTGCGAGAGTTTGGGGGTGATTTGGAGGTTCTTTGTCGACATAAAGATGAAATGGCTTATCGTTATGGGCTTTGTAATTCGTGTTATAAGGAGTTTGTTCAGCTTTGTAAAAGACCGAGTTGTAAATCAAATACTCAGTCTTTTGATCGTGCTAAAGTGGAGGCACTGATTTGGAAATGTAATAATGATAAATTTGGGTTTTCGAAGAAGTTTGGTAGTGTTTCTAGTTCAGGTAGTGATGAATCAGAGGACCTTTCTGAAGTTGAGGTTGATGAATATCTAGGAGATGACAAGGAGGCTGAAGGTAAAAAGGTTTTGTGGGAAGCAGTGAACAAAGAATATATTCGTGAACAAGTTTTGAAGAAATCTGCAGCGGCTCCGGCAATTAAAAAACCAAAGAAAAAACAGATGCAAAAGCCAGGTAGTAAAGTTGACAATGCTACTGCTCCAACGTCTGCAGAAACTACACATCAGGCCTCGAGTAAGAAGAGGCTGAACtcacttataaattttgatgCACTGACTGAAATGTTTGAAGATGATGTGGCTCCTGATGGTAAAAAGAATCGTACTGAATCTCATCATGATACTAATGCCTTGGATGAAGAAGCCGCTGGGGTAGAAATTGTTGGTGGTGATTCGGATAATGAAGACCATCAGGGAGTAGAATACTATGATTCTGATTGTGATTTCTTTTAA
- the LOC108218721 gene encoding scarecrow-like protein 14: MVMDPGSTDFSDVLNGFEFGDEVVLPGFDSPPNYANTFKFKDELVDLSFLDIPDVQPEPDYAGPATNTSTSTVNNTSPTGSSEMYSPEDNDDGVLKFLNQILMEEKIEEKPSMFYDPLALQAAEQSLYEALGKQYPPSYGSGDVYQHADSPYDYFTGSSSEYSTSSGGTTAGNYYEPPHWVADSVSLKSSTVQHQPSDYNIDSRSQWSVTSENSLNNNLSGVLDSPMSTQVIPNIFSDRDSILQFKRGMEEASKFLPKIPQLVVNLDNYALRSDTKEGPPVLQVKVEKDEEIAFSSLRGRKHLLQQDSVVEDERSSKQLAVYEEEVEITELFDKVLLSGPCCDKEEPIEFSPAFHHENGLAHGSNGGKSRFKKTDSTSEAVDLRTLLISCAQSVASEDRRTAHEQLKLIRQYSSASGDASQRLANIFANGLEARMAGTGTQLYAALSSRRISATEKLKAYQAYLKACPFKKTSVFFANKMILEKSSTATTLHIIDFGIQYGFQWPVLIQCLSKRPGGPPKLRITGIELPQPGFRPAEYMEATGRRLRGYCERFNVPFEYNPIATQKWETITVEDLKIKSDEVVAVNCFLRFENLLDESVSVNNPRDAVLELIRKVNPAIFVQAIVNGSYSAPFFVTRFREALFHYSALFDILDNSMPCDDPQRLNFEREFCGREVMNVIACEGVERVERPETYKQWQVRNMKAGFKIHPLNKELLDKLKCKVKSEFHKDFVFDEDGQWMLTGWKGRILHAISAWEPA, encoded by the coding sequence ATGGTGATGGATCCGGGCTCGACTGATTTTTCCGATGTGCTAAATGGTTTTGAATTTGGTGATGAGGTGGTTTTACCGGGTTTTGATTCGCCTCCAAATTATGCTAATACGTTTAAGTTTAAAGATGAACTTGTCGATCTTAGTTTCTTGGATATTCCTGATGTCCAACCTGAGCCTGATTATGCTGGTCCTGCTACGAACACGAGTACTTCTACTGTTAATAATACTTCACCTACTGGTAGTTCCGAAATGTACTCCCCTGAGGATAACGACGATGGTGTGCTAAAGTTCCTTAACCAGATTCTTATGGAAGAGAAAATTGAGGAAAAACCTTCCATGTTTTATGATCCATTGGCCCTGCAAGCGGCAGAGCAGTCTCTCTATGAAGCTCTTGGCAAGCAATACCCTCCTTCCTATGGGTCGGGTGACGTCTACCAACATGCTGATAGCCCATATGATTACTTTACTGGAAGCTCTAGTGAGTACAGTACAAGCAGTGGTGGTACTACTGCTGGAAATTACTATGAGCCTCCTCACTGGGTTGCGGACTCTGTAAGTCTTAAATCTTCTACTGTGCAACATCAGCCTTCAGATTATAACATAGATAGCAGATCACAGTGGTCAGTAACGTCGGAAAACAGCTTGAACAATAATTTGAGTGGTGTATTGGACTCACCTATGAGCACCCAGGTGATCCCAAATATATTTAGCGACAGAGATTCTATTTTGCAATTCAAAAGAGGGATGGAGGAAGCTAGTAAGTTCCTTCCCAAAATTCCTCAGTTAGTTGTTAACTTAGATAACTATGCGTTACGGTCGGACACAAAAGAAGGTCCTCCTGTACTTCAAGTGAAGGTAGAAAAGGATGAGGAGATCGCCTTTAGCAGTTTAAGGGGAAGGAAGCATCTTCTTCAGCAGGATAGTGTAGTTGAAGATGAGAGGAGTAGCAAGCAGTTAGCAGTTTATGAGGAAGAAGTTGAGATAACAGAACTGTTCGATAAAGTTTTACTCTCTGGACCTTGCTGTGACAAAGAAGAACCTATTGAATTCAGCCCGGCCTTTCATCATGAAAATGGGCTAGCACATGGATCTAATGGCGGCAAGAGTCGTTTCAAGAAAACAGACAGTACAAGTGAAGCAGTAGACCTAAGGACTCTTCTGATCAGTTGTGCACAGTCTGTTGCTTCTGAAGATCGCAGAACTGCACATGAACAATTAAAGCTGATTAGGCAGTACTCGTCTGCCTCTGGTGATGCATCTCAGAGATTGGCTAATATATTTGCTAATGGGCTTGAGGCACGCATGGCTGGCACTGGCACTCAGTTATATGCGGCCCTTTCATCCAGGAGGATTTCTGCCACTGAGAAGTTGAAAGCATACCAAGCATACCTGAAAGCCTGTCCGTTTAAGAAGACATCAGTTTTCTTTGCTAATAAAATGATTCTGGAAAAATCATCAACTGCCACAACACTTCATATTATTGATTTTGGTATCCAGTATGGTTTTCAGTGGCCAGTTCTTATCCAGTGTCTCTCAAAGAGACCTGGTGGACCGCCTAAGCTTCGGATTACGGGAATAGAGTTGCCCCAGCCTGGTTTCAGACCTGCGGAATATATGGAGGCAACAGGTCGTCGGTTGCGAGGTTATTGTGAGCGTTTTAATGTTCCATTCGAATACAATCCCATAGCAACCCAGAAGTGGGAGACAATAACAGTGGAGGACCTTAAGATTAAAAGCGATGAAGTTGTTGCTGTAAACTGTTTTTTACGTTTCGAGAACCTACTTGACGAGAGTGTTTCAGTGAACAATCCAAGGGATGCTGTGCTTGAATTAATCAGGAAAGTAAACCCTGCTATTTTTGTGCAGGCTATAGTTAATGGGTCCTACAGCGCACCTTTTTTTGTGACTCGGTTCCGAGAGGCTCTCTTCCATTATTCTGCTTTGTTTGATATACTTGATAATAGTATGCCTTGTGACGATCCACAAAGATTGAATTTTGAGAGAGAGTTCTGTGGCCGGGAGGTGATGAATGTTATTGCATGTGAGGGTGTGGAAAGGGTTGAAAGGCCGGAGACATATAAACAGTGGCAGGTTCGGAATATGAAGGCTGGTTTCAAAATTCATCCTTTGAACAAGGAACTCTTGGACAAGCTAAAGTGTAAGGTCAAGTCAGAATTTCATAAAGATTTTGTATTTGATGAAGATGGTCAGTGGATGTTGACAGGGTGGAAGGGTCGGATTCTACATGCTATTTCTGCATGGGAACCTGCATAA